GTGGATCATGTGGCTCGACGCGGCGGACGCGCCCGAGGCGTAGTCGCCTCGCTCGACGAGGGCCACGTCGACCCCCTGCAGGGCGAGGTCGCGGAAGGTGGCGATGCCGTTGATGCCGCCACCGACCACGAGGACCTGTGCGTTCGGGCGCTCCGTGAGCGCGTTCACCGTGTTCCGGGGCTGCGTCTTCTTCGACATTGCTGCGTCGCTTCCTTCGTGGGTTCCGTGGTGGTTCGACATCGATCGTGCGCCTCCGTGAGAAGGCGGGCAACTCGCGTGCACGAACGTGCAGCACACGTGTCCGGACGGGGCGATCGAGGGTCGGGAGGCACGACAGGGGTTGCAGAGGCCGTGCACGTCCGTGCATGCTCGGTTCCCATGAATGACGCAGCGCAGCCCATGCGCACGCAGCAGGCGCTGCGCGCCGCGCATCTGTACTACCTGCAGGACCTGACGATGGACGCGATCGCCGACGAGCTCGGCACCTCGCGGTCGTCGGTCTCCCGCCTGCTGAAGTACGCGCGGGACACCGGACTCGTCGACATCCAGATCCGCTCGCCCCTCGACCAGGCCGCGGCGCTCAGCCGGAGCATCCGATCGCGCTTCGGGGTGCACGCACACGTCGTGCCGGTGCCGGACCACACGAGCGACGTCGACCGACTCGAACGCGTCGCCCTGTCCGCTGCGCGCATCCTGACGCAGTACGTCGAGTCGAACATGGTGATCGGGATCTCGTGGGGCTCGACCGTCAGCGCGGTGAGCCGCTACCTCGTGCCGAAGACCACGCACGGCTCCACGGTGGTGCAGATCAACGGCGCCGCGAACACCCGGACGACGGGCATCGTCTACGCGTCCGAGATCCTGCGGCGGTTCGGCGAGGCGTACGGCGCGTTCGTGCAGCAGTTCCCGGTGCCGGCGTTCTTCGACGACCCGGCCACGAAGCAAGCGCTCTTCCGGGAGCGTTCGATCCGCCGGGTGCTCGACCTGCACGAGCGCATGGACCTCGTCGTCTTCGGTGTCGGAGCGCCCCAGGCCCCGGTGCCCTCGCACGTGTACTCCGGCGGGTACCTCGACCCGTCCGACCGCGACGAGCTGACCAAGGCCCAGGTCGTCGGTGACGTCTCGACGGTGTTCTACCGCGCGGACGGCTCGTGGAAGGACATCGGGGTGAACGCCCGAGCCGGGGCTCCGGACCTCGACACGATCAAGCGTGCGCCGCGCCGGGTCTGCGTCGTGGCCGGACGCTCGAAGGCCGCGTCGCTGAAGGGCGCCCTCGCCGCCGGGTTGATCACCGACCTCATCCTCGACGAGAGCGTCGGGCAGGCGATCCTGCAGCCCTGACCCCGGGGGTGCGGTCCCGATTGTCGGTGGTGCCCCGTAGGTTCTCGACCATGGTTGCCACGATGGACACCCGCCACTCCGGTGGCGCCTGCAGCGTCGGGGACACGCGGTACTCGCGGCGGATCGCGGGCACCGACGTCGACCAGGCGCTCGCCTTCTTCACCGGGGACTACGACTTCCGCTCGCCCGCGGTCCGGCGGACCCACCGCGACACCCGCTGGGACTTCGCCGGCGTGGGCGACGAGCTGTTGTCGCTCCGGTCCTCGCGATTCCTGGTCGACCTGCGGAGCGACAGCCGTGTCGACGACGCGTTCCTGGTCGCCTGGATGCGCAGCGGGTCGAGCACGATCACGTACGGCGGGAACTCCCACGAGCTCGAACCGGGCGTGCCGGTCGTGCTGCCCTTCGCCGACACCTACGAGCTGCACCACCGCGACATCGGCCTGAACCTCGTGCACCTCGACGCGG
The sequence above is a segment of the Curtobacterium sp. BH-2-1-1 genome. Coding sequences within it:
- a CDS encoding sugar-binding transcriptional regulator, which translates into the protein MNDAAQPMRTQQALRAAHLYYLQDLTMDAIADELGTSRSSVSRLLKYARDTGLVDIQIRSPLDQAAALSRSIRSRFGVHAHVVPVPDHTSDVDRLERVALSAARILTQYVESNMVIGISWGSTVSAVSRYLVPKTTHGSTVVQINGAANTRTTGIVYASEILRRFGEAYGAFVQQFPVPAFFDDPATKQALFRERSIRRVLDLHERMDLVVFGVGAPQAPVPSHVYSGGYLDPSDRDELTKAQVVGDVSTVFYRADGSWKDIGVNARAGAPDLDTIKRAPRRVCVVAGRSKAASLKGALAAGLITDLILDESVGQAILQP